The Kryptolebias marmoratus isolate JLee-2015 linkage group LG7, ASM164957v2, whole genome shotgun sequence region aactttaatttattttttgttttaatttagtcGGTTTTAGTCGCAGGTTTCAGTCATTCAGTATATGAATTTATAATATAAATGGCATAATTAGCCTTTACATTGACACAGTGTTAAATTACAGTACGCCAGGCTGAACTGCTCTGGCTTGTAGAGATTTCAGGTGTTATTCGCTCCTCAGGTGAGAGGAGTCCGGAAGAGGAGTGGCCAGgtaaagaaactgaaaagaggaggaggagaaacgaactgaaaacacacacacacacacacaggtagaTCCCGAGAACAGCTTGTCCGGAACGGTGGACATTAATCCTCCGGGTCATCGCTTTCATTTCTGCCCCCCGGAACACCCCCGAACCCGGCCTGGGTCCTGTTTTTCACGGACCTTTCCAGGAACCCGATCCGGGAGAATTTGGGAATATCTGTGGCCGATCCCTCCGGAGGTTTCGACACCGACATGAatcacctgttccttgtttcggggtgtgtgtgggtgaggaAGACGGCCCTCGGAGACTGAGGCACTGAGTCATTTTGATTCACGGTAAATatccaaacaaacaggaaccatAACTTTTTATTAAGGTGTTCaaacttgtgtttattttcattttttcaccAAAGTGGCGCTATTGGGCTTGAATCATCCTtacaaaaacagtcattttaaaacatatattcCAATTTATGgatctgttttgtttacattttcataATCAGGCGCTTTGATAGGCTTGAgcagtttaataataaatataattcaCATATACTGTTGAATAGGTGCATGAATCACCTTTTAAATGATATATTAGAGTCTGAGTGttgagaaatatttaaaaatgtggcTGTAATTATGTATCAAAGCTTGTCTAACATCACTACGCCGTACAGAAGAGggtttgattttgatttgatcAGACAAGCGGAGCAGGGATcacgctttttttttgtttttaacagatattttaattcagcaaacacacaacagcATCATAAAAGTGTGACAAACTGTGCAACAGGAGAGTCTCAGCCCGTGCAGACAGCAAACCGATCATCTGAAGCCACAAAGCGGAGCTCGGACCAGTTTTCCGGGCGCCTCCTGCAGAAAAATAGCTGAGCTCTTGGGTCACACGCTTCACCACACAGGAGGAGGATTGTTCCAGCAGCCGATCAGGTTAAACATTCGTCACTCTGCACACAGGAAGGCCAAGTTCGTTTACGCTCTCCTAACCCTGGAAGCTCAGACGGGGCAGGATTCACCTCGTCCTCGCTCGGCTTCAGTGCAGAACTTATCTGGGAGTTGCccgtttaattaaaaaaaaaaaaggcagcttgcaGGTCCAGGCTTGTGCATCCCCTGGAGGGCTGATCTGTCTGAGGGGCGTTGAAGCTTCGTACCTGTTCAGTTCTGAACGGTCGAAAATGAGACTTTGTTTTTCCGgttttgctttaatatttgCATTAAAGATGGAGTCGTTCACCCCCTACAGCAGGGgtcctcagtcctggtcctggaggacctctatcctgcaggttttagatatttccctgcttttcaggaGATCTTCAAGTTCGgtagaaacctgttaatcactcagtcatttaaatcgggtgagtcaaagcagagaaacacctaaaacctgcaggacggtggccctccaggaccaggactggggaTCTCTGCCCTATAGGAACAGCGCCGGTCCCCATTTCTCAGCATTTCCTGTAAAGAGAGAGTGACTAATGGGCCCCCACGCTGCCGTCCGTCTCAGAGTTAGTTTCAGCTGTCTTACTTCAGTAGTTACATAAATGCTGGGGCTGAAAGAATCCGGTCGGACCGGTGGCTCCAAACCACCTCCGAGCGTATATTTCCACCTCCCAGTTTGTCTACTAATGCTACAGAAATCCCTGCAAaacgtaaaaacaaaacaaaaaaaagagtcaaaagtCTCGCTCAAAACCAAGATTTTTACCCCCAATGCAAGGGAGAAAAGGGAAATCTGGTATTCCCTTTTTATTTGACcacattttacctttttgtttttttctgtgaacgGTTACAGATTCCTGCTGTAAAATGTCCACAGGCTGAATAATCCTCCCCGCCATCGCTCATTCCTGTTAGGTCTCCATGACAACCGTGCCAAGCTAACCTTGGGGGGAGGTCTTTAACTCGGAGAAAGACTGGTTTCTCCGAGTTTAAAGCAgcatttcagctcttttttttttttttttaagcgggGTTCTTTccgtggaaaggttatgaacaattaatatcttacctgttgtagatggctttcTGAACGACCTCGGGCTGAAGAAATGGGAGCTGTGTTCAGATTGTCCTGAACTGCTGCTGTCACAGTatgctaaaagttttaataatattaacaataataacagaATTTCTGCGGAAAATGTCTATTGTTGGAGTTGTTAAATGCATCGGCTGAAGTGTAACTCGTGGTGTACATTACAGCCATGATAACTGTCAAAATATGCAACTTTTTATAGTTTCTAACACAGTTTTTATAACATTAAATGTTAGTTTGGGAGTTGATGTAACTCATGCTCGtctgggtttttgtaaaaatattccTCGTCTTTGTTTTACATCTAAATTCGTCGATCAGTTAGAGTTCAGAATCTCTCCGTCGCTCGACTTCCTCCCTCAGAGCGACTCGCCTCCGGTCGAGTCATCCTCGCAGCTTTTAGTTGCCGTTTCTtctcagcagaagaagaagaagttcaACCTTTCCTCCTTCCACCCACCGTCTCTGACTCcatcgttctccctctgactctgttcaCATCCGGGGATCATTTCCCCGACTCCACGGAGGCCGTCCGAAGCGAAACTCGCCGATGTAAACAAACGGCTCGggattgttggcaacaaaaccccGACTGCCGATTTTGCTCCTTTATCACAAACCACTGCAGACTTTTGGTAGAGACTGAGgcgtatttagtggttatttctATCATAGATGCTACACatacagaaaacattcaaataaaaacattaaaagatcaGGTGTTATGGCTTAAAGATGTTTAGACTTGACAATAGTCGGTTTAAAAACGGTTTCAGTTCACATCTTTCTCATAATTGCCCGagtcctgcagctcagacagaggaGACGACGAGCCACTTTACATAAGAGACGTCCAGATATTTAAAACTATTATCAACACATCGGAAAATCCCACTAATGAGCTCGTTAGCGTTAGCCTGCCAAGATGGCTCAGACCCCAGGGTATCAATGTCGCATACAGCTTCGGGACTTTAACGGTATAACGTGACGAGCGTCTGGGACACCGTGTTGTAAGTGGAAAAAATCACAAGCGACCGCATTTACAATCGAAGCCAGCGTTAAagtctgaccagactgacgagctaagggctagtctgagcctggctgccatctttaaacagctCTGATCTCAGAAATTTTGGTAAGGTAAGATACTAGCTGTTCATACCTtcccacaaaaccccacttcaggAGATCTGAACTCTCATCCTGCATGTGGTCGAATGCTCAGTTTCTGCTGTTATCAAGTGTGTTCGTTAGACAAACCGGTCAGAAATGTGCCTCTTCGTGCCTGCAGGCTTGTGGACCGGGTCATGGTGATGGACCAGGACACTCAGTGGCTGTACCAGCTCCTGGCTGAGGTCCAGCTGGAGAAGTTCTACATACGCATCCGAGATCGCCTCAACATCACCCGGATCGAACACTTTCATTACGTCAAGGAGTCGGACCTGGAGCAGATCGGGATCAGCAAGCCCGGTGAGCCTCGGACCGGAAATCAGTCCGTAGAATCGCACAAAGGTTTCCTCTGCGGCTCAGAAACGGATGACTTAGAAAAGCTCCAGTTACCGAAGGATCATCTTCTAGAAAACATAAGTAGTGTTTGCCTTCTAAGGACCACAAATCCATATAAGACTCACATTATTGACCAACAGCCATGCGGTTTGacttaaaaagctttttttgtcgGGTTTCATCTTAATGGTTGATGGAGTCTGGTCAGAGTGAAAggctaacagcctccagctgcttctcagcggagcaatAGACGTAAAATGGCTCCATTagagctcaccggcttttccacttaaacaacttctgaccaatcacacagcTCTTGGCTCAGACCCCCTGTGAGGAACAGTTTGGCCCGGGCCTTGTGTCAAGAAGGGGCGGACGAAGCCATTTTGTCACGTATCGTTGTGAACGAGAGCCGACTTTGCGACGACAGCAGCTTTATAAGCAGCACCTTCTTATAGGGAATCAACTCTTTGCTGGTGACACTCAAAACGAGTTATTCACGCACTTAAAGAAGGACCATCAGCCTAACGACTGATCGTTAAGGCGCTGATGGCTGCCTGCTGTTCACAGAGGGCTGATTGATACTAGGAGGGGGACAGTTGGCCCCTGTTTAATGACGGACGGGTTCTCctcacaaagatggcttcctttactccTCTCCTGAACCGACGTTCTGCTCCATCAAGGATGTGCACGCCTTCGTCCCTGAAAGAGTGAGCGCTGGCCTGCAGATGGGAGTAAACCTCAGAGTCCTGGCCCGATGATGCTGGGTCATCCTGTTGGCCGCTGGCTGCTGTGTTTCCACTGATGTATCGCCAGGAGGATCCCAGTCCTCCTGGTACTGAGCAGCACACATAGTGTTCCTCTGTTTGTGCCAGGGGGACCGGATCTTTGGGATGAACCAGTCTTTGCCGTCGTGTATTTTGGGGTCTTGGAAGCCACTGGGACGTcaagtttagaaaataaacgtctcggttttaatgaaactcccgtAACCGTACGAAAAGACCACTGGTCTGAGTCTGAGTCTGGGTTTGGGGTCCTCCTCATCACCCGGTCCCTGGCTTCTTATCTGGTTTCAGGAAGGCCCACATTGCTCCAGGGCCTGTCTTGTGTGGCTCCTGAGTTCGTGGGGACGCTGTCCTGCTCCGTGGGACAGAGTCCTGATGACTCCTATTGTCCTCCAGAGGGCTAAGGGAGTCAAACCGCAAGTACCGGTCCATGTGGGCGGCTTTTGCGGTAAACATCAGTTTTCCAAATGTCCTCCATCTGAGACTGAGACCTCGCAGTCCGAAAAGGCCAACCTGCCGTGTTGAAAGGTTTCAACAAAGAAACACTCAGAGGGcttgactcaaccttgttagattgAAGACAGAATCCTCTCGCAGCTCTGCGCCCAGACACGTCTCATGAGACGAGAAAACGGATCCAACTCTACAAGTTTCAGCTCTCGTTCTGCCAACTTCGCAGCATCGATCAGTCGTTCTCCACCGAGGCTCGTCTCCGCTGCTCCAGACTCAaactaacagacagatttttaaCCTTTACCTAAATCGTTCAGGCATACAAGACCTTCTAAACTGAAAGGATAAACTAGAGTTGTGTCAACATGTAACAGACAACTTTAGCAGaggaacttgtttttattttaaattgcacCATTAGCTACGAACGAGCTAAAGTGCAAGCTCACTGACGTCTTTCTCGAGCTAACTAGTGCCGCAAAGATAATTCATTCCCTTTTTTGTAACTAAATCCACAAGCAAACCACAGAAGATGATGATTCTGACCGACACTAAACAGCGTTTCAGCATCAACACAGTGaagagctgaaaacttgacaaacAGATAAGGATCCATTTTCTCAAAGACGTGACTTTCAGACTCCATTCATCGTCTGCAGACCGTTTCTTTAGGCCTgacgcttcttttttttgtccattttactCGTTTTTAAAGCACCTACTGCACAGTATACGCTGTCATGTTCAGGTACTGGACAGAAAACGAGTGAAAAAAGGAAACCAGGCAGAATccaacgagaaaaaaaaaactttattagacGTCCCAGAAAGTGTGGAGATCAACATCACTTCAGAAGATGACAGGAAAGTCTGTCTGCGTGAAAACGCAGAGAAGTtagcaatattttaaaactttggacgATCCAACGTTCTTTAAAAGAGAACGACAAGGATTTAATTgggatttctttttaatcaaaagcAGGATGTTTGTTCCAACAACAACCTAAAGTCCGCCGGTACTTGTAGGCATTAATAGTTCTGACACTTCTACAGAACTGAAAGCTTTATTTAAGGTTAAAGTTTATTCCCGGCCTGCCCTGAACTTTTATGACCTCAGTTACCGTATCCCAACTGTTTTCTCCCTGACGGAAATAGGCCTTCACCTTTGACCCCCTACAGCTGTTGTCTCCATGCCAGGAATGCAGAGCTTAAAGTCCCAGCTACAGATAATAAAGCAAGACTTCTGAAAGTGCCcagcttttattgtgtgtttttaactgtttcGCAGCACAGAGACGATTATGGGAGGCCCTGAAACGTTACAAGACACAATCGCGATCGCGATCGTCGTGGATGGCCAaggtttgaaacatttaaaggtcttattttattaaaaacgtAGTGTTATAAGCTCCGGCAGGGCGAGGgttttaatgagtttaacaTTGCACACAGGTGTTCCGCGGTCCAGATGGAGGGGAGCAGGTTCAGAGCTCGGAGACGCCCGTCTGCCGGACTCTCCCGTCCCTGATCCAGGACAGTGAGCTGATCCTCGGGGAGAAGCTGGGCTCGGGCTCCTTCGGGGTGGTGAAGCGGGGCGAGTGGCACACGCCCACGGGGAGAGTGGTGAGGCCTGCTGTCATGTTGACGTTTGGTTTGGTTCGTCTTTctcacaaaatacaaaaaaattacgTGGATCATTTCTCATAGTACCATAAAACGGTTCGACGAGCAACAATTGATGAGGCGTAGGATAGACGCGGAGTAAAAATGgtgttctgttaaaaaaatgatcagataACTTGTTTAGGAAGAGCTATGGATGCAAACGTCAAGGTGCCTTCTTCGAAAAGGGTTTTGAAAAACgttgaagcaaaaaaaagttgttgtttttttttgtttaacacctatttgtctttttaagaaaataGCCTGTTGtctgagaaaaaacaagttatgTAGACACTACAGCTCatatttgtgtgtaaaactgaGAAAATCCTTTTAAAGCAGGGCTTCTGTGGAGAGGTaatgagcagtcagtatcttaccagTTGTAGATGGCTCCTTGAAGaccttcagtttggagaaattagGTTATTTTGATTGATTAACGAGCTAAATGTTAGCTTGCGTAAGACCAAGACCAGAACGGGTTAATGGGGTCTTAAGACAACTTTATTGTCAAAGGTTTCATACCAATTCATGGAACCAGTATTTGTTTACATTGCATTATTCATATATGATTCTATGATTGTTTTGAAAGCACAAACAGcggcagtagcagctagctttagccCTTTCAGTAAGTCCGTCTGGATAATTAAGCCTCTAAAAGCCAGGATATCGAGTATTCCggtaaatgttttgttctggaGACTTAGAGAGGGAAGTTTGTTTGACTACATTTGTATTTGTCTACTGTCAGCTTCCAGTGGCAGTCAAATCCCTGAGGAGCAGTATGtcgaaacaaacagaaacactgacagaCTTCCTCCAAGAAGTCACCACCATGCAGTCCTTGGACCACCCCAACATCATCCGGCTCTACGGCGTGGTGCTCACACAGCCCCTCAAGATGGTGAGACGATGTTTCGGTTCAGATTAGTCCACCTCTGGCTGCCTCCCGAGCTGACTCGTGTCGCCGTCCGTCTCCAGGTAACAGAGCTGGCCCCCCTGGGCTCGCTGTACGACATGCTACGGGCGCGTCAGTACGAGTACCCGCTGCTCCGCCTCTGGCTCTTTGCCACCCAGATCGCGGCGGGGATGGAGTACCTGGAGACCCGTAGGTTCATCCACAGGGACCTGGCGGCGAGGAACGTGCTGCTGTCCTCCAGGGAGATGGCGAAGATCGGCGACTTCGGCCTGATGCGAGGCCTGACTCAGGAGAGGGACCATTATATCATGGGCGCACACAGAAGGATCCCGTTTGCGTGGTTAGAAGCGACGAAAAACCGAAGTTTGAGGAAATCGGAGTCTAaactctgaaacagaaacacactggAATGGTCGATCACATCACACTCTATGGTACAGAGGCAAGAAtttgtgctgccatcttgaTAGGAGCTACTTTGTGTCATTAGTTATTGCCAACACGACTGCAGACCATGAGGAAGAAAACCAAAACCTCAACCAGGGAGCCCAATGCTTTGCCATGAATTGAAAGAACCTGGTATTacatttaccttttcttttGCCCTTTGGAAatactaccgtattttccggactataaggtgcactttaaagctttcaattttctcaaaaaacgacagtgcgccttatatatgtaagaagtcatgaTGTTTTAGttcgactttggttaaactacaaagctgcaccgttcacagcattaaggctcagttagagtcgCGCACGGCTCCGTGCACGGCGCtctggaggcgtttatacttgacgcttacggcggtgcagtatccttccgtgagttttgaaccgtttgattatctttgtgatctctcatagagggatcatagaaatgctgatacaggcaaaccagctccgctagagcagcgaaatcctccattttgaacggagcgtggcacgaagttacaaaaatgacaatgcaccttatatatgacaaaagatCAAAAACggaccatttattgacagtgagtcttataatccagtgcgtcctgtagtccggaaaatacagtagtTTAATATTATTAGACCGAGGGTCGTCGCTCTCTCTAGACTAGTCTGCTGTTCTTTCCTTAATTCTATCAATATTAGTGATTTTCTAAAGTAACAGCAATTAGTTTCCCAACCTGTTTGTCTTCTGGAAAATTAGAGAGAAGACTTTGTTGAACATGTCTAAATACTGATGTATGTGTTATATAAGGcctaaatatttccagaaatATGAGGAAAAAGACTACATTATACCCAGAGGGTTAAGTTATTAGTCTTTAACTACAGACACTGACAGCAGAGATCTGGTTAAACTAAGTAGACGTGTTTATCTTCATCATTTGAAGCTACTGCTGACCCGCTGGGTCATGGTGTTGCTGTCGCAGATGCTTGACTGGACTCACTGGGGGGCTCATTACAGAATACTCCTTTCCCCTGTTTTCACAATAGATCTGGTATGTGCATTTGAgtaaaataaagctgcttttatgtgtttttgaacTGATCACAGCATACAGCACAAACAAGGCGTGTAAACAGCACAGTTACACACTcagcacctaccaagatggcggcTACGAATGTCAGTGGTCATTCCAGTGTATCTGTTTCAGTGGTGTTAACATTATCAGTCTCGTATTTCACCTGCCTTCTTTCGGTTTCTTCCTTTTCCTGCAGGTGCGCTCCGGAAAGCCTCCGTATCGGCTCCTTCTCCCACGCCTCGGACGTCTGGATGTTTGGGGTCACCGTGTGGGAGATGTTCACCTACTGCGAGGAGCCGTGGTTCGGCCTGTCCGGTCGACAGGTACCCGCTCGCCGCCTCGCcgtctttgtgttttaatcactgacggcttttaaaaaaaaaaaatgcctggaATGCGTTTCCCTGCCCTCGCGCTGTTACCGTGACTCAGAGGTTCAGTGTCGCCTCAATTTGCTCTCCGTGCCGTCAGATTTTGTGGCGTGTGGAGCGGGAGGGCGAGCGGCTGGAGAAACCGCCCGACTGCCCCCAGGAGATGTACGCCATCATGAGGAAGTGCTGGGCTGTCAACCCCGCCGAGAGGCCCACCTTCGCCCAGCTTACCATGATGGTGGCAGAGGTTCGAACTGAAGCTCCTTTTTCATCGTCAGTGATGAACTGAGAGTGGCTCTGAAACGTTCCCCCCTCTTGTGAACGATCGCCTTTCTTTTCCCCACAGGCTAAACCGAGGGAGGTCCAAGCCACGAGGGACTTCTCGGAGCTCAGGAAACTCCAACTTCTGGCCAACGACGTGTTGACCGTCGTGGACCACGGGTGGGTGAGGCGGGCGATtcttctgaggaaaaaaatcgACAGAAATCCAGCTGACGCGATCAggctttgtttaaatgaaactggGATTAGATTCGTCTTTCTCTCGTTCCGGCACTGACCTCACCGACTCCTCGAATGCATCCTGCTTTGTTTCATGAACCAGTTTAGCAGCTTTTACTCCGATCTCACAGAGTTGCTTTTATCTGAGTAAATGCCCCTTCAGTAAGGACCAAATCCTTCCCGTTTATTTTTAGGAAGGTTTTTTGAATGACATTTTCTAAATGTATTCAAACCACAGCAACATATTCTATAAATATTAATCCACAAATATCTgcaaggaaaataaatgaaagtgtaCGTTGATCTTTAAATGGAAGTAGTAGTAGTTTCAGTGCATTCAATGGGTTTTACTCATCAGATGAGGTTGATTCAGTTTTGGTGTCACACCAATTTATGTCGAGATTTTCAGGTTTTTGcagattattctgacattttacCAACAGGAAGCAACCTGACTGATTCTACGGCTTCAGGAGGAGCCCTGTgacttttaaaagattaaagacGCAGTCATTCTTTTGCCTCTAAAGTTTATGACGTCACTGAACATTGTAGAGTTGAAGCCAAGTTCTCCCTCTTTCTGCGCAGCCTGGAGTGGAGCGAGTGGCGCGGTCAGAACCAGAGGACGCTGGCCGTCGGCATGTTTCCCGCCAGCCTCACAGTTCCCGCCGCCGCCTCCTGCAGCGCGGCGCCCGACCCCGCCGCCGGCGTTCCCCACATCTCAGCCCCCGTAAAGGGCACCGTGCATCACACGGGGCACGGAGACCTCCACCCGGACCGCACCTGGGGATCGCCCGGCAGGATGGACGAGTCAGTGCCTCCCGTTTAGTTGACGCGATTGGTCCGTAACCGCGGAGTGAGTGGTGGTGGAGCGTTGCCACCCCTGTTCGCTTCCTGCTTCGTCGGCATCGTAGAAAACGCGCCGATGTCAGCCCTCAGATTCCAGAGCAGAAAGTATCCAGACAGCTTTATCTGACGGACTAAAAATAACCGCGTTGAGCAAAAACTTCAAAAGGGGACTATTTTAATGAGCTTAAtgccaaagaaaaataaactatacTTACTGACAtaataatgttttggttttcGTAGCCAAACTGGGACATTAACGACCGGGGGGGGGGATGGGTTGTACTAAGAGTCTAAATTTCCAGCTTAGCCGGCTGTTTGTGAGCTGAAAATTCAAGTTTTCAGTTTGACGAAGGAGGATTTCTGAGCGTGGGCAGATCACCGTGGAGTTCTGTcaggaagcagaaaaacctgttttgttttttttacgaGGTCCCACACAAAAAAGTCGGACCGAAACAACATTTCTGTATTATTCGGCGTGATAAACGACAgcttgacaaattttaaagttttgctggtattttaaaacatcagttaGGAGTTGATCATATAATCTATAACATATTGTATAACAGTTGTTGGGggattttacagaaactaagGCAGAACGTAGTACTCATTATGTCTCACTagggttttaggtttttttcaaGCCGGGCTTCAGAAAGAAAGCTTCGCCACACACCTCTGTGGTGACTCTAAAATAAAACGCATCAAACTAAATGAATTTTCTCCGGCGCATTAGCTCGTCTCGGAAACATTAAAGGCTCTCGTTGCCTCTTTTCTGCTGGATTTTCTTGTagttttcgtttgtttgttgtaGAATACC contains the following coding sequences:
- the tnk1 gene encoding non-receptor tyrosine-protein kinase TNK1 isoform X1: MVMDQDTQWLYQLLAEVQLEKFYIRIRDRLNITRIEHFHYVKESDLEQIGISKPAQRRLWEALKRYKTQSRSRSSWMAKVFRGPDGGEQVQSSETPVCRTLPSLIQDSELILGEKLGSGSFGVVKRGEWHTPTGRVLPVAVKSLRSSMSKQTETLTDFLQEVTTMQSLDHPNIIRLYGVVLTQPLKMVTELAPLGSLYDMLRARQYEYPLLRLWLFATQIAAGMEYLETRRFIHRDLAARNVLLSSREMAKIGDFGLMRGLTQERDHYIMGAHRRIPFAWCAPESLRIGSFSHASDVWMFGVTVWEMFTYCEEPWFGLSGRQILWRVEREGERLEKPPDCPQEMYAIMRKCWAVNPAERPTFAQLTMMVAEAKPREVQATRDFSELRKLQLLANDVLTVVDHGLEWSEWRGQNQRTLAVGMFPASLTVPAAASCSAAPDPAAGVPHISAPVKGTVHHTGHGDLHPDRTWGSPGRMDDSNVNWRTVPGREREGTNLQKMAGLSQSLESVLGGSRPRGQAGGAFRVDQHGRLMPPAAHSVMTQQDPRRFSEASITPPPRPPLPNLKRLNVKAQRKPIILPAQGPPWPSPQMLLSPPAQTQPQHQFSAPQGASGSNLVKMAQMARSTPQLDDNSRERERPREKTHYAQNTKDSFVAQVMEAVHGVTIEEVQSALQRNEWNPVRAEQQLKVEQLYLLSLCNKEDCFKILSIHQWDLQQASRYLIRLSRDDRPGPSDRPQISAERRV
- the tnk1 gene encoding non-receptor tyrosine-protein kinase TNK1 isoform X3, with protein sequence MAKVFRGPDGGEQVQSSETPVCRTLPSLIQDSELILGEKLGSGSFGVVKRGEWHTPTGRVLPVAVKSLRSSMSKQTETLTDFLQEVTTMQSLDHPNIIRLYGVVLTQPLKMVTELAPLGSLYDMLRARQYEYPLLRLWLFATQIAAGMEYLETRRFIHRDLAARNVLLSSREMAKIGDFGLMRGLTQERDHYIMGAHRRIPFAWCAPESLRIGSFSHASDVWMFGVTVWEMFTYCEEPWFGLSGRQILWRVEREGERLEKPPDCPQEMYAIMRKCWAVNPAERPTFAQLTMMVAEAKPREVQATRDFSELRKLQLLANDVLTVVDHGLEWSEWRGQNQRTLAVGMFPASLTVPAAASCSAAPDPAAGVPHISAPVKGTVHHTGHGDLHPDRTWGSPGRMDDSNVNWRTVPGREREGTNLQKMAGLSQSLESVLGGSRPRGQAGGAFRVDQHGRLMPPAAHSVMTQQDPRRFSEASITPPPRPPLPNLKRLNVKAQRKPIILPAQGPPWPSPQMLLSPPAQTQPQHQFSAPQGASGSNLVKMAQMARSTPQLDDNSRERERPREKTHYAQNTKDSFVAQVMEAVHGVTIEEVQSALQRNEWNPVRAEQQLKVEQLYLLSLCNKEDCFKILSIHQWDLQQASRYLIRLSRDDRPGPSDRPQISAERRV
- the tnk1 gene encoding non-receptor tyrosine-protein kinase TNK1 isoform X2, which codes for MVMDQDTQWLYQLLAEVQLEKFYIRIRDRLNITRIEHFHYVKESDLEQIGISKPAQRRLWEALKRYKTQSRSRSSWMAKVFRGPDGGEQVQSSETPVCRTLPSLIQDSELILGEKLGSGSFGVVKRGEWHTPTGRVLPVAVKSLRSSMSKQTETLTDFLQEVTTMQSLDHPNIIRLYGVVLTQPLKMVTELAPLGSLYDMLRARQYEYPLLRLWLFATQIAAGMEYLETRRFIHRDLAARNVLLSSREMAKIGDFGLMRGLTQERDHYIMGAHRRIPFAWCAPESLRIGSFSHASDVWMFGVTVWEMFTYCEEPWFGLSGRQILWRVEREGERLEKPPDCPQEMYAIMRKCWAVNPAERPTFAQLTMMVAEAKPREVQATRDFSELRKLQLLANDVLTVVDHGLEWSEWRGQNQRTLAVGMFPASLTVPAAASCSAAPDPAAGVPHISAPVKGTVHHTGHGDLHPDRTWGSPGRMDDNVNWRTVPGREREGTNLQKMAGLSQSLESVLGGSRPRGQAGGAFRVDQHGRLMPPAAHSVMTQQDPRRFSEASITPPPRPPLPNLKRLNVKAQRKPIILPAQGPPWPSPQMLLSPPAQTQPQHQFSAPQGASGSNLVKMAQMARSTPQLDDNSRERERPREKTHYAQNTKDSFVAQVMEAVHGVTIEEVQSALQRNEWNPVRAEQQLKVEQLYLLSLCNKEDCFKILSIHQWDLQQASRYLIRLSRDDRPGPSDRPQISAERRV